Part of the Ammoniphilus oxalaticus genome, CTCCCTTTTTGCTCCCGTGAAAGGTTCATACTTGAAATGTTGATTTTGTGATGGGCTAACACTTTTGAAACCTCGTGGACAATCCCTGGAGAATCGGTATGAAAAACAAGCAGTCCTGCCGTTTCTGGTGTAATGCGGCATGCATATCGATTGATCTCACTAAAGTGTGGACCTTGGTAATCTTGTGATAGCGTGTACTTATTTTTACCGGTGTGGATAATCGCAATCTCATTCAGGTACTCGCCAGTCCTTGTTTCAACTTGAATATCTTCCGCCGCGCTAAATGTCAGGAGTTCGTCTCGAATTTCCTCTGCAACGCGCTGATGTTCCTCGCGACTAAGCACAGTCAGTTTTATTTTGCCTGGATCTGACTCTAAACGGTTGATAAGTCGAATCAAACCGCGGAGTCCCCCAAAATCCGTCATCAAGCATCTCCTCCATTTTCTTTCAAGAAATTCGTCACTTCGCGCCAATTCGTCACACGATGCACTCCAGATGGCAAGGTCGCCTGGTTATATGGCGTATCTATTAGAAAAACAGGAACACTCAATTCTTCCCAAATATGCAAAGCGTTTTCCAAGCGATCTTCAACCATGTAGTTGACATGATATTCCTTAATTGCGGGGATCTTATTGTGCGTGCCTGTACAAACAATCGGGGAATTCGGGAATCCATGTTCCTTAATCCACTTTTCCGTCAACTCTTCAAATTCCTCTAACCTAGCTGTGATATAAACAATGTTGTAATGATCATCAATCCACTTTAGCTCTTCTTGTGCGCAACTACGCGGGTGCGATTGCTCATAGACAGGCGCGCTATGTTCGTCAAATAGTTTTGAAAAATCGTCGTAATCCATTTCAAAAATTTCGTGAAGATCATATTGTACAATCTCTTCAGGCTTTACCTGCTTCCCCAATAACTCATTAAAATAAGGAATAAAGGAATCAAATTCCGTTAACGTGCCATCAATATCAATTCCCATTGTTTGTTTTTTCATTTATGGATTCTCCTATTCTATTTACAATGTCATCTTAACTAGCAGATACGCTAACAGCCACGCGCCTTATTCCCGTTTCGCAATTACGCTATGATGGAGAAAAAGCAGCCCGTAATCAGACTGCTTTACCTCTTCTATTCATCCAGCGTGGAAGCGACTTGAACAGCTCGTTGCAGAAAATGTTCGATCTCTTCCCTGGATTTACCTAGCTTGCTTACAAAACGAATCAATTCCTGACCGTTTTTAAATGCGATAAAACTAGGAATCCCGAAAATATCCAACTGTTGACTCAATTCCGGAAATCGATCTCTGTCGAGGGATACAAATGAAATTTGATCCTTAAATTGTTTTTCTAATTCGGGCATAAAAGGATCGATCCGATGACAATCCGGGCACCAAGCAGTGTAAAATTTAGCGACTGTCAATTCTTGTTTGGCGATCTGTTCGTCCCATTCTGCTTTATTGTTTAGCTCAATCATCTTATTTGCTCTCTTTCTCTTTATCTCGTTCTGCTTCATTCACAAATTTACGCAATAGCTTGTTCTCTTCATCCACCTGATGAAATGAACTCGGATAAACCGCCACCCACTTCGGCGGCAGACGCTTCACGGCTTCAAGCTGTTTATCTTGTTTCTCTAATTCGCCCTCTGTCAGCAACTTCTCCAGTTCTTTTTCAACATCCATCGCTTGTTTCCTTTCCTCATCAAAATAAGTAGCTATTCTGCTATTATAGACAGGGATTGGAAGGGTTATGTAGGCCCATGAAGCGAGCGTTCATTCAACTAAAGTAACAAACGCTCCAATTCCTTCAAAGCAGTCGTATGTTCGAACGTTGCAACTCCTTGTTCCAAAAGTTCATCTTGATTTGCTTGATATGAAATAAAAGGGATACCCGCTTCTTGAGCAGCCATACCGTCGATCCAAGAATCCCCGATAAACACCCACTGATCTTTTGGAAGCTGGCCCCACTTTCTCATCATTATAAACAAACAGGAAGGCGATGGTTTCAACGCTTCCATCTGTTCACGACCAATCACACAATCAAACATATGAAAAATGGACAGTTGCTCTAATGCTTCCCGCGCGGCCGAATAGGCGTTATTTGTAGCGATCGTCACGATTTTATTTGCTTCCTTGAGGGCTTGCAAAATTTCGCGCGCATGAGGCTCCAAGGCCGCATCACGCATACCCTTTGCTTCTACTTCCCCGACCAAACGCCACACCTTTTGTTCAAATTGAGCAAAACGTGGATGCGCGCGGCCTGATTCGATGATTTGCGAAGCTGTCTGACTTTCCCAATTCGGATTGACCTCGATGATCTCGTTTGCCAATAAAAAATCGTAAACAACCTGCTTCATCTCATGAAAGTCAATATTCGATTTTAACAACGTGTTATCCATATCAAAAATAATGCCTTGAAAAGACTTTGCTTGCGTCATCCGATTTTCCTCTCATACACATTCCCACTGACAAGGGTTAAACCCAGCTTTCTCTCGTCTATGAAAAAGGAGCGATTTGGCTCCTTTAGTTTAATATTAACTCTCTGATTAATCCGACTACTTCGTTCTCTTCTGGGAATCGATCCAACTCTTTTTTAGAGTATACCAATCGGTCATTAACGGTAATTTCGAAGATTCCGCCTCCTTTAGGCAAGAGCGCCACATCTTCCACATCATTTCGAAAATTGTCATCACTCATTAATTCTTCCACCAAACTGATGGCTTTTGGCAAGTAATTTCACATATTACAAAATTCGATTTGAACGTTTAACTTCACCGTTTATTCCCCCTATGTATTAGCAATATTACATTATAGTATATCGAATTTAGCGAAGCGCGCCAACATAACAATGTGTTATTGAAACTAATAGTTTCCTTGTTTGACCAGCCTTTTCATCAAGCTGATAAACTGTTCCCCCGCTTTTGATAAATAACGCCCTTTCTTATACGCTAAAACTAATGTCCGACGCGCCTGAATATCGGAAATTGGGAGGTAAATCGGACGCAGGGTTGCATGTTCCGATCGTGTGACCATCTTTGGGATCAAGCCGATTCCCATCCCCGAGGCGACAAGCGATTGCAACGTTTCAATATTCGTCGTTTCGAAGATCGCTTGCGGTTCAAACCCAACCTGTTGACAAAGTT contains:
- a CDS encoding ACT domain-containing protein; translation: MTDFGGLRGLIRLINRLESDPGKIKLTVLSREEHQRVAEEIRDELLTFSAAEDIQVETRTGEYLNEIAIIHTGKNKYTLSQDYQGPHFSEINRYACRITPETAGLLVFHTDSPGIVHEVSKVLAHHKINISSMNLSREQKGRDALLVSLTDEPIPTDVITSIQNLPRVDRVLSLH
- a CDS encoding 5' nucleotidase, NT5C type, with product MKKQTMGIDIDGTLTEFDSFIPYFNELLGKQVKPEEIVQYDLHEIFEMDYDDFSKLFDEHSAPVYEQSHPRSCAQEELKWIDDHYNIVYITARLEEFEELTEKWIKEHGFPNSPIVCTGTHNKIPAIKEYHVNYMVEDRLENALHIWEELSVPVFLIDTPYNQATLPSGVHRVTNWREVTNFLKENGGDA
- a CDS encoding thioredoxin family protein, with product MIELNNKAEWDEQIAKQELTVAKFYTAWCPDCHRIDPFMPELEKQFKDQISFVSLDRDRFPELSQQLDIFGIPSFIAFKNGQELIRFVSKLGKSREEIEHFLQRAVQVASTLDE
- a CDS encoding HAD family hydrolase, whose translation is MTQAKSFQGIIFDMDNTLLKSNIDFHEMKQVVYDFLLANEIIEVNPNWESQTASQIIESGRAHPRFAQFEQKVWRLVGEVEAKGMRDAALEPHAREILQALKEANKIVTIATNNAYSAAREALEQLSIFHMFDCVIGREQMEALKPSPSCLFIMMRKWGQLPKDQWVFIGDSWIDGMAAQEAGIPFISYQANQDELLEQGVATFEHTTALKELERLLL
- a CDS encoding Rdx family protein codes for the protein MPKAISLVEELMSDDNFRNDVEDVALLPKGGGIFEITVNDRLVYSKKELDRFPEENEVVGLIRELILN